One Rickettsia akari str. Hartford genomic window, TTAAAAACTTAATAGGCGAACCTGATCCAAAACTTACCAAATTTCAAGAATCATATTTAATAGAAAACGCTAAATTGCTTGAAGATGAAGAAGCTTATAAATTAATTGTCAGGAATAATTATTAGATAGAATATATGTATACATAGATATCGTCATTGCGAGCAGCTATTGTTGCGTGGAGCGGTAAAACCTACTGTGTCACCTAGTTCGCTTGACCACGGGGGCCCAAAAATAATAAAAATACTAATAATTTTAGTATTTTTAACTGGATCCTGTGGTCACGCCACGGGGGATGATGTGGGTGAAACTGCTCCATGCAACAATGCCACGCAGAAATGGCATCAAGAGTCGTACAACAATCTAAATAATCTCTAAAATCCATGAGTTTTGTAAATGTACTGTCTAAAAAATTTTTTGATAATATTCATAATTCTAATTCCAACTCTAGTATTTGCAAATACTTATCGGTAAATAAATTATAAAATAACACCTTTGTCTAATATGGCTGTTTCAGCTATTAAAGTTGAAACGGAAATAATAGGCGATATAAGCGGTGCAGTTATTTTAGATTTACCATAATATTCGTGAAGCTTGGCAAGCGATATCAGATTATGGGCTTAGTAGTAAAAGCACGAAATTTAAAGCTACGCCGATTGAATTATATAATGCAGTTTATTCAGCGGGTGATTTACGTGTTTACAAAATTGTCGAGCAAAAACAATACTGTATATCTTTCTCTGCATGGTTAGTATGATCTTAAAGATGAAGAAATAGCTTCTTATATAAATAAAATTATCAAAGGATAAAAAGCATTTTTCCATTTATTTGTACAATGCTACCAAAGCTGCGGCAGATATACTACCTTGGCAACAGAACATGCTATTAATGTGATAGTGAATGGTGCAAGTGCTGTATGTTCTATTCAAGATGTTATTTCTGATGTAAGCACTAATTATTCTTTTATAGCTACATTTGCTCAAGCAACTGTAGCAAGCCTTGCCACTTTTGCTTATTACAATCCGCCTGTTATTATAGGTGTTTGTGCCTTAGGAGCAATTGCAATTTCGCCGTACGATTCTATCAAACGTGCAGAAAATACAATAAAAGCAGGGAGAGCTGTAGGATATGTAGCTTGTGAAATTGTGGAATGTTTAATGGCAGGAGCATCAGGTATAGTTTTGCTTATTGCTGATAATATCTACGGCGATACTGCAGAACTTGCCGGTGTATTAATACTAATATGATAGAGTATTATAGTTACAATATTGTCATCATGCTTTTATGTCATTCCTGCGAGAGCAGGAACCCATAATAAATCGAGCTTTTAAAAAGTTTTAAAGTAGTTGATCTCAGCTTTCGTGTGGATGACATAGAACAGGTTTTTCAAGACACGCAATAATGCTTTTAGTTAGGAATGACATAGAGAGTTACGCACTAGTTAATCGTTTTACTATCTCTTCCCTACTAATCAAAGGTAAAACATCTGCAATTTCCGGTCCTGATTCTCTGCCGGTTAAAGCAAGGCGAAGAGGTAGAAATAGCTCCTTACCTTTTCTGCCTGTTATATTTGTTATTTCTTTAGTCCAAATGCTCCAGCTATCTTTAGTAATTGCACCTTGCGGTAATAATTCTGCTGCTTGTTTTAAATATTCCTGATCTAAATTTAGACTTTCTACATTCGGAGTGTGATGACAAATTTCCCACCAGTCTTTTACATCACGTAATTTTTGCAAGTTAGGTCTTATCGATAACCAAAAATTTTCATCAATATACTCGGCATCTATTTCTTTAAGGTGGTCTTTTACTTCGTCAAAATCTAAACTTATTAATAATTTATGGTTTAATCTTTCTAAATCTTTTGGTTGATAAATAGTCGGGCTTTTAGAAAAACTGCTTATCTCAAATTGATTTATTAGCTTCTCCATTGATTTATAAGGCAAGATTTGTGCCGATGAACCAAGTAAGCTAAAAAAGCTAGCTATTGCCATAGCTTCGATCCCGATTTCTTTTCTAAGAGTTGTGATCTCAAACCCTCCCACTCGTTTAGAAATTTTCTCATCTTTATTGATTATTAAACTTAAATGTCCAAAAGTCGTAGGAGTATTATTTAAAGCCTCAAACATTTGAATTTGAATAGCTGTATTGCTAACGTGATCTTCACCCCTAATAATATGAGTAATATCATAATCAATATCGTCAATAACCGAGCATAACATATATGTCATACTACCGTCCGCTCTTATCACTATTGGATCGCTTAAAGCCTTGCCGTCATATTGAATTTCGCCTTTGATCATATCATGCCAGCTAATCGGTTCATGATTTACCAGAAATCTATAATGCGGGTTTCTTCCTTGTTCTATATATTTTTCTGTTTGTTCTTCTGTTAGATTTAAGCTAGCACGGTCATACATCGGCGGTAGACCTTTAGATAACTGAAATTTACGCTTTAATTCTAGTTCGTCTGGAGTCTCATAGCATGCATATAATCTTTTTTTATCTAATAATAGATTTTTGATTTCATCATATCTACTTAAACGACTTAATTGATTAAATGTCTGATCCCAATGAAGATTTAAAAATTTTAAATCGTCTTTTATAGCGTCTTTATATTCCTGTTTACTACGCTCTAAATCCGTATCGTCAAATCTTAAAATAAACTGCCCGTTATGTTTCTTTGCATATAGCCAGTTAAGCAATGCTACCCTGATATTTCCGACATGTAACATACCGGTCGGTGACGGAGCAAATCGTGTTATAACTTTTGTCATAAATAAGTAATTTTATTAATTGTCATCCTATTAAAGAACTATGTCATGCTGTGGTCAAGCCGGCATTGTTGCATCGCTCGAAAATTGTCATTGCGAGCGGTCGAAGACCGTGCGGCAATCCAGAACAATAATAAAACAATTCTGATTTAAAGAATTTTTTACTGGATTGCTTCGTCGAAACTTGCAGTTGCTTCTCGTAATGCTGGAAAACCGAGCTATGCAACAACGCTTGTCAAGCCACTGTATTATAACGATTACCCCTGTGTCGTTTCTAACTTCGCATTATTATCTTCAATTAGCTTCATCGCATCATCTAAGCTTAAATTTAGAAAATCATATTTTTTAGGTATAGAGATAAACTTACTCATATATTTTATGTAAGGACCGAATTTACCGTATCCTATCATAATTTCCTCGCCGCTATCTTTATGAATACCGATTTTAAGCGGT contains:
- the gltX gene encoding glutamate--tRNA ligase — its product is MTKVITRFAPSPTGMLHVGNIRVALLNWLYAKKHNGQFILRFDDTDLERSKQEYKDAIKDDLKFLNLHWDQTFNQLSRLSRYDEIKNLLLDKKRLYACYETPDELELKRKFQLSKGLPPMYDRASLNLTEEQTEKYIEQGRNPHYRFLVNHEPISWHDMIKGEIQYDGKALSDPIVIRADGSMTYMLCSVIDDIDYDITHIIRGEDHVSNTAIQIQMFEALNNTPTTFGHLSLIINKDEKISKRVGGFEITTLRKEIGIEAMAIASFFSLLGSSAQILPYKSMEKLINQFEISSFSKSPTIYQPKDLERLNHKLLISLDFDEVKDHLKEIDAEYIDENFWLSIRPNLQKLRDVKDWWEICHHTPNVESLNLDQEYLKQAAELLPQGAITKDSWSIWTKEITNITGRKGKELFLPLRLALTGRESGPEIADVLPLISREEIVKRLTSA